Below is a window of Longimicrobiales bacterium DNA.
CACTATACGCGTGTCGACAGCTCGGTCGCCCGCATCCTGCGCGCGAAGGCGCGGCTCGGACTCCATCGCGAGCGGGCCGTGCAGATCGATTCCGTAACCCACATCGTCGGCGCGCCGGAGCACGAGACCGTAGCGGCAGACATTGCGGAGCATTCGCTCACGCTCGTGCGTGACTCGGCCAGGATCCTGCCGCTGGATCCCCGGCGCATCCGCAGCCTGGCCGTAGTGGCGTTCTCCGCACCGATGGATGTTCGCGCGGGCGCTGCGCTGGCCGCCGAGCTAAGCCGCATATACGGGCGCGGCGTCACGTTCATCCGCGTCGATGAGAACTCGTCGGAGGCTCTGCGCGACAGCGCTGTCGCCGCAGCGGGTCGGGCCGACGCAGCCATCTTCGCCACGTTCCTCATGCCCATTTCCGGGCAGGGACATCTCACGGTCCCGCCCGGCGCTGAGTCGCTCGCGTCGCGCATGCGCTCACGTGCGAAGCGAATGATGGTCGCGTCCTTCGGTGACCCCTATGGCCCCGCGGCACTGCCGGGGTCCGGCACCTACCTGCTCGCGTGGCAGCCGCGCGGCGAGCTCGCGCAGCGCGCGGCCGCCCGCGCGATTGCCGGCCTCATTCCGATCACCGGTCGCCTCCCGATCGAACTCCCCGCAACGCCGACCGCGCGCGTCGAGCGGCCCGCGCTGGAGGGTCGCCTCTCGTACGCGGCGCCCGAAAACGTGGGTCTGGACCGCTTCGTCATCGACCGTGTCGACAGCATCATCGAAGCCGCCATCGTGCGCGGAGCGTCGCCGGGTGCTGCCGTTGCGATCGGACGTTACGGCCGCCTCGTTCTCCTCCGCGCATACGGTGACCTCGACCGTCGCCGCGGCTTCGCATCGGTCACCGACTCCTCCATATACGATCTCGCATCGGTGACCAAGGTCGTCGCTACGACGACTGCGCTCATGATGCTCGTCGACGAGGGCCTGCTCTCCCTCGACGACCCGGTGAGGCAGCACATACCGGAATGGCGCGGGCCTCCCGCCAAGGAGGCCGTCACACTGCGCAACCTGCTGCTGCACAACTCCGGGCTGGCCGCCTATGGTCCGCTCTGGCGCGAGCTCCAGGGCCGCGAACAGTACCGCCGCCGCATCGCCGCCATGTCCCTCGAGTACGAGCCGGGGACACGTACGCTGTACAGCGACTTCGGCATCATCCTGCTCGGTCTGATCATCGAGCAGGTGAGTGGCCGGCCGCTCGACGTGCTGCTGAGCGAGCGCGTATTCCAGCCGCTCGGCATGCGCGACACGGGTTTCAATCCCCTCCAGTGGCCCTACGGCACGCTCGACCTCGACGGCGATGACGGCGGCCCGCGCACGATCCCGGATCCGCTCATCGCGCGCATCGCTCCGACCGAGGTGGACACCGTGTTCCGAAACCGTCACATCTGGGGGCAGGTGCACGATGAGAACGCGTTCGCGCTCGGCGGCGTTGCCGGCCACGCGGGGTTGTTCTCTTCCGCACGCGATATGGCTGTGTTCGCGCAGATGATGCTGAACGGTGGATACTATGATGGTCGGCGCTATGTCGACCCCGCGACCATCAGCGAGTTCACACGGCGGCAGAGCGAGCACAGCAGCCGGGCACTCGGCTGGGACACGCCCGTGGAAGGAGGGTCCGCCGGCAGGTACTTCACGTCTTCGGCTTACGGCCATACAGGCTTCACCGGACCCAGCATCTGGATCGATCCCGAGCGGGATGTGTTCATCGTGCTGCTGCTCAACCGCGTCAATCCCACACGCGACAACCAGCGGCACATCCAGCTCCGCCGCGACCTAGCCGATATCGTACAGACTGCCATCAGGGACATGCCCGTAGAACGCCGAGTCGACATCATCAATCAGCGGCCCGACTGACCGTGCACAGCGCATTTACCGGACTGGACATCGTCGTCCTCATCGCCTACATCGTGGGCGTCACGGCGTTCGGCACATGGCTCGGCGGCTCACAGCGCGGCGCGCGCGACTACTTCCTGGCCGGCCGGGAGCTGCCCTGGTGGGCCATTTGCTTCTCCGTCGTCGCGACGGAAACGAGTGCACTCACGTTCATCAGCATTCCGGCCACGGCGTATACCAGCGACTTCTGGTTTCTCCAGCTCGCGGCCGGTTACCTGATAGGACGCATCGCAATCGCATGGCTGCTGCTGCCGCGCTACTTCAGCGGCGAGCTCGTCACAGCCTATCAACTGCTCGAACGGCGTTTCGGCCTCGGTGCGCGACGCTTCACATCCGTGATCTTCATGGTCACGCGGGCATTCGCCGACAGCGTTCGCGTGTTCGCGGCGGCCATTCCCATCGCGCTGATCACCGGTCTCCCGTACTGGCAGAGCATCGTGCTGGCAGGCGTGGTCACCGTCATTTACACGTACTACGGCGGGCTGCGTGCTGTCATATGGATCGACGTCGTGCAGATGGGTCTCTACATCTTCGGCGGTGCCGTAGCCCTCTATGTGCTCACGCAGCTGGTTCCGGGCGGCTGGGGTGAGATCGCGGAGACCGCACGGGCGGCCGACAAGTTCCGTGTCATCCATCTCGAGGGCGGGTTTGCGAGCGGACGCTGGCTGATCACGGGTCTGATCGGCGGCGCGTTTCTGTCCATGGCTTCGCACGGTGTCGACCATCTCATTGTGCAGAGGCTGCTCGCCGCCGGCAATCTGCCGGGTGCGCGCAAGGCGCTGATCGGCAGCGGTCTCGTCGTATTCGCGCAGTTCACGCTGTTCCTCGCCGTCGGTGTCGGCCTGTATGCATACTACGGCGGACGCACGTTCGACGTGCCCGACGAGATCTTCCCGCTCTTCATCGTTGAGGGTCTGCCGCCGGGCATCTCCGGGCTCATCGTGGCCGGCATCCTCGCCGCGATGATGTCGACCGTGTCCTCATCCCTCAACTCACTCGCGTCCGCGACCACGCACGATCTGTATGCCCCGCTCGCCGGAGCGGAAGGCGATGAGGAACGGCTGATGCGGATGGGGCGCGCCTTCACGATCATGTGGGCCATCATTCTCATCGGCGGCGCGCTGCTCTTTCAGCTCGTGCAGCCGGGCACACCGATCGTCGTGATTGCACTCCAGATCGCCTCGTTCACGTACGGCGGTCTTCTCGGCGGCTTCCTGCTCGCCATCATGTCGGATCGTGCGGACCAGGTGGATGCGGTCATTGGTATCGCGGCGGCCATCGTTCTCATGGCCGTGCTGTGGGCAGCACAGCAGTTCGGTGCCATGCCGCGCGTCGTAGACGGTCTCTGGTTCGCCCTGATCGGCTCCACGCTGACCGTTGCGGTCGGCACGGCGAGCGCCGCAATCCGCGGGAGCCGCGCGCCGGCATGACCACGCTGCCGTACGTCGGCGTCGACGGCGGCGGCACGCACGCTCGTGCAGTGGCCGTCGACGAGCAGGGCAGGGAGCTGGCACGGCGCGTCGGTCCGGCGGGTCTCGTGGACCCGCGCGATCCCGTCAGCGCGGCCGATGCGGTCGCCGGGCTCGTCCGCGCCGTCCTGGCCGATACGGGCGCGCCATCCGCCGCAGCGCTGTGCTGCGGCCTGGCCGGGGCCGGCCGTCCACACGAGCGCGAGGCCGTGCGTATCGCGCTCACGCTCGAGAACCTCGCAGCACTTGTGATTGTCGTGGGGGACGCCGAGGCCGCAATGGCCGATGCGTTCCCCGACGGCGCCGGCGTGCTCGTCGTGGCCGGCACCGGGTCGATCGCATGGGCGCGCACATTCGAGGGCGAAACGCTCCGCGTGGGGGGGTGGGGCCAGTTGCTCGGCGATGAAGGCAGCGGCTACGACATCGCACTGCACGCCCTCCGCGCCATCGCGCATGCCGCCGACGGCAGGCTGCCTGCAACGTCGCTTACCGACATGCTGCTAGCAGCGGTCGACCTGCGTGCACCGGAGGATCTCATCACGTGGACGGCGTCCGCCACGAAAGCGCAGATCGCCGCGCTCGCGCCCGCGGTGCTCGATTGTGCGGAGCGTGGCGACAGCGCAGCCGTGTCAGTACGAGCGCGAGCCGTTGCCGCCCTGGTGCATATGGCGCGCACGGCGGCGCGCCGCTCCGGAGCCGACACGCCGGTATTCGCATTTGCCGGAGGTCTGCTCGCACCCGACGGTCCGTTGCGCGATCACGTGGTCACAGCGTTGCGCGAGCATCTGCCCGATATCCGCGTCAGCGAACGGCCGGTCGATGCAGCCCTGGGTGCGGCGCGCATCGCGCTTAGCCTTCAGCCCGGCCGACCGTAGCCGCCTTTCACTTTTGTGCCGCGCGTTCTATCTTCGCGCCCATGCTGAAATTTGCACCCGTGAACGAACAGATGGATGCGATCCGGCGCGATGCGCTGGAGATCATCCCCGAAGACGCGCTCGCGCGCAAGCTGGAGCGCAGCTGCGGCACCGGTGAGCCGCTGCGCGTGAAGCAGGGCTTCGATCCGACCCGGCCCGACCTCCACATCGGTCACGCGGTCTCCATACGCAAGCTGCGTACGTTTCAGGAGCTGGGCCACGAGGTCATCTTCGTCGTCGGCGACTACACGGCGCGCGTGGGAGATCCGAGCGGCCGCAGCGAGACGCGGCCGCGCCTGACGCCTGCCGAGATATCCTCGAACGCCGCCACCTACGCCGAGCAGGTCGGCCGCATTCTCGATGTCACGAAGGTGCGCGTCGAGTTCAACTCGAGCTGGCTCGCTCCGCTCGACCTCGCGAAGCTGCTCGAGCTCACCGCCACCTACACCGTCGCACGGATGCTCGAGCGCGATGACTTCGCGAAGCGCTACGCACAGCAGCGGCCGATCTCGATCCTCGAGTTCATGTATCCGCTCATGCAGGCCTACGACTCCGTAGCCCTGAATGCCGATGTCGAGCTCGGCGGCACGGACCAGAAATTCAACCTGCTCGTCGGCCGCACGGTCCAGGAACGCTACGGCCAGGAGCCGCAGGTCTGCCTCATCATGCCCCTCCTGCGCGGCACCGATGGCGAGCTCAAGATGTCGAAGTCCTACGACAACTACATCGGCATCTCCGAGCCGCCGACGGAGCAGTTCGGCAAGACCATGTCGGCCCCCGACTCGCTCCTGGAGGAATGGACACGCCTCGCCGGCGGTCTCGACGGCGCGGATCTCCAGCAGGCCCTCGCCCTGATCTCCAACGATCCCTACCGCGCCAAACGCGCTCTCGCTCGCCGGGTGGTCGCCACCTATCACGGCGAGGATGAGGCCGCAAAGGCGGAGGCGCACTTCGACCGCATCTTCCGCGAGCACGCCACTCCCGACACCGTGCCCGAGATCGAAGTCGTGCTCGGCGACGACCGCCTCCGCTCGGACGGCGACACCGTGTTCCTCGCCGGCCTCCTCGTCATCGCCGGCCTGGCCTCGTCCAACACGGAAGCCGCGCGGCTCCTCGAGCAGGGCTCCGTCCAGGTCGATGAGGCACGCGTCAACGACCGGGCCGCTCGCGTGCGCGCCCGCGCGGGCACCAGCATGCTGCTCCAGCGCGGCAAGAGACACTTCGTCCGCGTCCTGTTCGGCGGCTGAAGGGCGCTTCCGGCTGCTCGCCGCTACTCCCGCTGAGCATCGCAGCGGATCCGGCGGGCAGCCGCCCGCACAGGAATCTTGCCAACTGCTTGCCCCCGTCACAATACTATTGCGTCGCGCGTTCCAGATGAGTCGCTCGTAGCGCAATTCGAGCGACTCGACACTCCCAAAGCATAACTGGGCCCACCGCTGGCTCAATGCGGCGCCGGCCCCCCGGTACGTTTCGGGCACACAGGTAAGCACCCTCCAGCCCGGTGCTGCTGTGTCCTATTTGATTTTCGGACAGTCACGTCGACAATACCTGCGCCCGCGCTATCCCGCGGTCGCGACAGGGTGACGTGCAGTTTCCGAGCAGTGCCACGGCTCTCGGCGAGCCGTGTTCCCATGACGCATGCAGACCGCCGTCCACATCAGCCCGGAGGTGCAGCAGGAGAGCTCAGGCCGGAGCGGGTCTGTGTTCTTCGGAAGTCAGCACGTGAGTCCTCCGGCCGCCAGGCTGGAGATCGATCGACTGGAGGGTGTCCATCTCTGACAGCACCTTCCGCAAACCCAGGGAGCAGCCGCATGAAACTGAATCGTGGCAAGTGGGCGCTGGCCGCAGCGACCGCCCTGTTGCTCGGCCTGATACCGGCCGGGGCGCAGGCACAGGAAACCACAGGTACCATCACCGGCAGAGTGCTGGAGGCGGGGACCGGACAGCCGCTATCGGCCGTCCAGGTGTCCGTGCCGGGCACACAGCGGGGTACCATCACCGATCGCGCGGGCGTCTTCCGGCTGGGCGGTGTCCCGGCAGGCGAGCGTGAAGTTCGCGCGGAGCTTATCGGCTACACGTCTGTGACGACGTCGGTCACCGTTGTGGCCG
It encodes the following:
- a CDS encoding glycoside hydrolase family 3 N-terminal domain-containing protein; this encodes MRRPARPGRPLVTAAAVCTLFAACAGAPTPPPLPLPPAPLDLPDEIWVHNTLSDMSLEERVGQMLMLRVEGGFENHRGPAMREIERLVDEARVGGFVVGIGSPLDVATKLNELQLRSRLPLLFGADLEWGAGMRLWRPTYLPYGIEAAGGTAFPFNMGVGATGDVHMAELAGRITAREARAVGIHWVFAPVVDINTAPDNPIVNIRSYGSDPIAVGQFAAAFIRGATAGGVLTTAKHFPGHGDTHVDSHVEMPVIEASLETIEARELHPFRAAIAAGVSSIMLGHIAVPSLTDGAVVPATLAPQIGSELLRNRLGFRGLVITDAMTMGALRDVPGYSPGEIAIRAVEAGADVVLSPPDPVLAHRALVAAVRSGRVHYTRVDSSVARILRAKARLGLHRERAVQIDSVTHIVGAPEHETVAADIAEHSLTLVRDSARILPLDPRRIRSLAVVAFSAPMDVRAGAALAAELSRIYGRGVTFIRVDENSSEALRDSAVAAAGRADAAIFATFLMPISGQGHLTVPPGAESLASRMRSRAKRMMVASFGDPYGPAALPGSGTYLLAWQPRGELAQRAAARAIAGLIPITGRLPIELPATPTARVERPALEGRLSYAAPENVGLDRFVIDRVDSIIEAAIVRGASPGAAVAIGRYGRLVLLRAYGDLDRRRGFASVTDSSIYDLASVTKVVATTTALMMLVDEGLLSLDDPVRQHIPEWRGPPAKEAVTLRNLLLHNSGLAAYGPLWRELQGREQYRRRIAAMSLEYEPGTRTLYSDFGIILLGLIIEQVSGRPLDVLLSERVFQPLGMRDTGFNPLQWPYGTLDLDGDDGGPRTIPDPLIARIAPTEVDTVFRNRHIWGQVHDENAFALGGVAGHAGLFSSARDMAVFAQMMLNGGYYDGRRYVDPATISEFTRRQSEHSSRALGWDTPVEGGSAGRYFTSSAYGHTGFTGPSIWIDPERDVFIVLLLNRVNPTRDNQRHIQLRRDLADIVQTAIRDMPVERRVDIINQRPD
- a CDS encoding sodium:solute symporter; translation: MHSAFTGLDIVVLIAYIVGVTAFGTWLGGSQRGARDYFLAGRELPWWAICFSVVATETSALTFISIPATAYTSDFWFLQLAAGYLIGRIAIAWLLLPRYFSGELVTAYQLLERRFGLGARRFTSVIFMVTRAFADSVRVFAAAIPIALITGLPYWQSIVLAGVVTVIYTYYGGLRAVIWIDVVQMGLYIFGGAVALYVLTQLVPGGWGEIAETARAADKFRVIHLEGGFASGRWLITGLIGGAFLSMASHGVDHLIVQRLLAAGNLPGARKALIGSGLVVFAQFTLFLAVGVGLYAYYGGRTFDVPDEIFPLFIVEGLPPGISGLIVAGILAAMMSTVSSSLNSLASATTHDLYAPLAGAEGDEERLMRMGRAFTIMWAIILIGGALLFQLVQPGTPIVVIALQIASFTYGGLLGGFLLAIMSDRADQVDAVIGIAAAIVLMAVLWAAQQFGAMPRVVDGLWFALIGSTLTVAVGTASAAIRGSRAPA
- a CDS encoding BadF/BadG/BcrA/BcrD ATPase family protein: MTTLPYVGVDGGGTHARAVAVDEQGRELARRVGPAGLVDPRDPVSAADAVAGLVRAVLADTGAPSAAALCCGLAGAGRPHEREAVRIALTLENLAALVIVVGDAEAAMADAFPDGAGVLVVAGTGSIAWARTFEGETLRVGGWGQLLGDEGSGYDIALHALRAIAHAADGRLPATSLTDMLLAAVDLRAPEDLITWTASATKAQIAALAPAVLDCAERGDSAAVSVRARAVAALVHMARTAARRSGADTPVFAFAGGLLAPDGPLRDHVVTALREHLPDIRVSERPVDAALGAARIALSLQPGRP
- the tyrS gene encoding tyrosine--tRNA ligase, which gives rise to MLKFAPVNEQMDAIRRDALEIIPEDALARKLERSCGTGEPLRVKQGFDPTRPDLHIGHAVSIRKLRTFQELGHEVIFVVGDYTARVGDPSGRSETRPRLTPAEISSNAATYAEQVGRILDVTKVRVEFNSSWLAPLDLAKLLELTATYTVARMLERDDFAKRYAQQRPISILEFMYPLMQAYDSVALNADVELGGTDQKFNLLVGRTVQERYGQEPQVCLIMPLLRGTDGELKMSKSYDNYIGISEPPTEQFGKTMSAPDSLLEEWTRLAGGLDGADLQQALALISNDPYRAKRALARRVVATYHGEDEAAKAEAHFDRIFREHATPDTVPEIEVVLGDDRLRSDGDTVFLAGLLVIAGLASSNTEAARLLEQGSVQVDEARVNDRAARVRARAGTSMLLQRGKRHFVRVLFGG